In the uncultured Methanobacterium sp. genome, one interval contains:
- a CDS encoding metal-dependent transcriptional regulator, whose protein sequence is MKITRSVEDYLEAMYSLEKEHGTIRVKDVAETLGVKPPSVVEAVKKLSKMNMVSYERYGTIKLKDDGIKIAEDVACRHHLLKDFLIMMGVDSDIAENDACSMEHVMDISTISKLRKFVEFNDIFPPAHQYMEKFREYAEKGTINSNEELIFSD, encoded by the coding sequence ATGAAAATAACCCGTAGTGTGGAAGATTACCTGGAAGCCATGTATTCACTGGAAAAGGAGCATGGGACCATTAGAGTAAAGGACGTTGCAGAAACCCTGGGAGTAAAACCCCCCAGTGTGGTGGAAGCAGTGAAAAAGCTTTCCAAAATGAACATGGTTTCTTATGAACGTTATGGGACAATTAAGTTAAAGGATGATGGTATTAAGATTGCTGAGGATGTAGCCTGTCGCCATCATCTTCTTAAGGATTTCCTGATAATGATGGGTGTTGATAGTGACATAGCAGAGAATGATGCCTGTTCCATGGAACATGTGATGGATATCTCTACCATCAGTAAATTAAGGAAATTTGTTGAGTTCAACGATATTTTCCCCCCTGCCCATCAGTATATGGAAAAATTCAGAGAATATGCAGAAAAAGGAACCATAAACTCTAATGAGGAGTTAATTTTTTCTGATTAG
- a CDS encoding DUF5518 domain-containing protein, translating to MPKISMEMAILTSMILGLILAFFKIGSIYALVLVGFVAVYLTPDEEATYKVGALAAALLGLLYFVTSFFTSPDLPYQLPNAVVIGVGYTFDGIFTLFLGLVVSLVIYGLMGAIGGYFADKLFKSQDKPKNPKINKAPQRIIKRKPKQPQRRTLYRK from the coding sequence ATGCCAAAAATTAGTATGGAAATGGCAATTTTAACCAGCATGATTCTGGGCCTTATTCTGGCCTTTTTTAAGATTGGGAGCATATATGCACTGGTTTTAGTGGGCTTTGTTGCGGTTTATCTTACTCCTGACGAGGAGGCCACTTACAAAGTCGGGGCACTGGCAGCTGCTTTACTGGGTCTCCTTTACTTTGTTACTTCGTTTTTTACTTCACCAGATTTACCATATCAACTTCCCAATGCAGTGGTTATTGGAGTGGGTTATACATTTGATGGTATATTCACCCTGTTTTTGGGACTGGTTGTGAGTCTGGTAATCTACGGTTTAATGGGGGCCATCGGAGGATACTTCGCAGATAAACTCTTCAAATCTCAGGACAAACCTAAAAATCCCAAAATCAATAAAGCTCCCCAAAGAATTATCAAAAGAAAACCAAAACAACCCCAGAGAAGAACTCTTTATCGGAAATAA
- a CDS encoding HEAT repeat domain-containing protein: MSIFNGSFNPDVDKLESEGDINGLIKTLKKGNNQNRAIAARALARFKDEIVVKALIEALDYDDSDVRWNAASSLGKIGNSDAVPFLLKTLRDDKWYVRLQTADALGEIGDERALLPLLESLKDIKIRNNVAIALGHLGDPRAVDHLIDGLNDDDFSFRSASEEALGMIGDEKAVPILIEALKDENVSVRRHAAGALGMIGDERAIKPLLDAVDDDKWYVRLQVEEAIQELNARLKKNEK, from the coding sequence ATGAGCATTTTTAACGGAAGTTTCAATCCGGATGTGGATAAACTGGAAAGTGAAGGGGACATCAATGGCCTCATCAAAACACTCAAAAAGGGCAATAACCAAAATCGTGCCATAGCTGCCAGGGCACTGGCAAGATTTAAGGATGAAATTGTAGTTAAGGCCCTTATTGAGGCATTAGATTATGATGATAGTGATGTCCGGTGGAATGCTGCCAGTTCTCTGGGTAAAATTGGAAATTCTGATGCTGTTCCTTTCCTCCTTAAAACGCTGCGTGATGATAAATGGTACGTTCGATTGCAAACAGCAGATGCACTGGGGGAGATTGGGGATGAAAGAGCATTATTACCCCTTTTAGAATCACTTAAAGACATTAAGATACGTAACAACGTCGCCATTGCCCTGGGTCATTTAGGGGATCCAAGGGCAGTTGATCATTTGATTGATGGGCTTAATGATGATGACTTTAGTTTCCGCAGTGCATCTGAAGAAGCACTGGGTATGATTGGTGATGAAAAAGCAGTTCCAATCTTAATTGAGGCTTTAAAAGATGAAAATGTCAGTGTTCGAAGGCATGCTGCTGGAGCACTGGGTATGATTGGTGATGAGCGAGCTATAAAACCACTCCTGGATGCAGTGGATGATGATAAATGGTACGTCCGCCTGCAAGTAGAAGAGGCAATACAGGAACTCAATGCTCGTTTGAAGAAAAATGAAAAGTAA
- a CDS encoding SEC-C domain-containing protein — protein sequence MVTRQSMRKPKTNSDINQLCPCGSGLKFIKCCGGALAKSSPLWQLEKLNKSFNKYNKLELVSILGGLQLCPENHSQLFRLETASRIVCKNKNKNNKQIKTKNLFYTLKAILPSNGIIGMQEDPPEGLFTYNIMFPNSNYTVYTGLQHIEPLVLQDLIHVVFHLKDEFPERFMAIIYFSVKSMLTISNEIAKRNGQDPYVSSPDRWRKNIKVPDIDRLHELSNTVIFTEKEIENLTSNHYDSIFPFILPLGHQKFKVEDPLKNPLFFSPLVKIDDKIVVALPGMVAGTLRHFILFQSQEFGVKNLLLRGLREKMWFDVNQCLDMMSFEHIPLDLPQWDKNISFEEGIFRIDNDKIAYVLLIMDDLTGYNLDEPYGTLDSSYHSQLASDRCEFIIKWLTGGNAPNCNEVLTIVIFGQLGRYGSIVIKKLPNNSRTILMTFEELKVIAETKECDNLTLWKFAETLKSFNHPLIGSFLDQYALYLDYHHSFNISDDVRPSSISISAEMSHDLGRAFRIKVANLWDTHAALHRNQPNVRVFRIDEDIPIYFYMVTGERLVYGYYQPIWVGMEDESIKKRELREKYWTITSTVSYWLWQLTPSLKSHLESLNLNPIHIALTLENPEKWIYVDLIDSTKIPVFEYNIDDFTIDLKIPSEIIKIVRKADNTADRMIIDELLSAFGSLLETHDLPNSLTKLERQRILDMHVPLGVKKHFLIYDSENISLNPQNIPKFRKLQEHDIEAELNELVDKLGDKAPPIGVIFDNDTKVKLCDDIVDLYYEKLKLVLRKFDGKLLLKKLIGSNEAICNKRASEKLKIAPLIGCYSDIPSMVKQTIGDFKEIEKIALTTRTLIEIIAAELPKGNQKISMDDMDKLLAITYHIINWGNLRDDINFELYNIDLKILKSGRIGVNVTEIIDMWDPFLKSKTLENVETDFDNFKLYYEPEYNSEEVIMDKIDFAFKDEFGLSLNQIHEFNTILLKIGLEQESPFACLLMSELKSRINKELGWDNKIIQTAIDIFSLKKRKLWEKPPEGFEKSDVWPWRFNRALSYLRRPLILISDPEDKPVVFWGLRHVDEAEKFLINLVMSGRYKTNKDTAEKMNTLVGKIRDKRGHKFTKKVKNWFEENTSFEIHAEIDIGPNEVLEYNTKLGDIDVLVIDRENKHIFSIECKHIFYGRNPSEIKNEIERFIGKKEGDNSWVNKHFKRHKWLNENINILSSAFELKSDNFQIFSIILTVREIPSTYLRKMILPFISFTNLKREGIDSLYDLLSLNYSNKRDNKINWKN from the coding sequence GTCCAGAAAACCATTCCCAGTTATTTCGTCTTGAAACAGCATCTAGAATAGTATGCAAAAATAAAAATAAAAATAATAAACAAATAAAGACAAAAAATTTATTTTACACTCTTAAAGCTATTCTTCCTTCTAACGGAATAATAGGAATGCAAGAAGATCCTCCTGAAGGTCTTTTTACCTATAACATAATGTTTCCTAATAGTAATTATACTGTATATACAGGTTTACAGCATATAGAACCTCTTGTTCTCCAAGATCTTATTCATGTTGTATTTCATTTAAAAGATGAATTTCCTGAACGATTCATGGCAATTATTTATTTTTCTGTCAAATCTATGCTTACTATTAGTAATGAAATAGCTAAAAGAAATGGACAAGATCCTTATGTTAGCAGTCCTGATAGGTGGCGGAAAAATATAAAAGTTCCAGATATCGATAGATTGCATGAATTGTCTAATACTGTTATATTTACCGAAAAAGAAATTGAAAATCTTACCTCAAACCATTATGATTCTATTTTCCCTTTTATTCTTCCATTAGGACATCAAAAATTTAAAGTTGAAGATCCATTGAAGAATCCCCTATTTTTTTCTCCCCTTGTTAAAATTGATGATAAAATTGTTGTTGCTCTCCCTGGAATGGTAGCTGGTACCTTAAGGCACTTTATATTGTTTCAATCTCAGGAATTTGGGGTCAAAAATTTATTATTACGAGGGTTAAGAGAAAAAATGTGGTTTGATGTAAATCAGTGCCTAGATATGATGTCTTTTGAGCATATTCCTTTAGACTTACCCCAATGGGATAAAAATATATCCTTTGAGGAAGGTATTTTTAGAATTGACAACGATAAAATAGCATATGTATTACTTATTATGGATGATTTAACTGGATATAATCTAGATGAACCGTATGGAACTTTAGACTCAAGCTATCATTCACAATTGGCTAGTGATAGATGTGAATTTATAATCAAATGGTTAACAGGAGGAAATGCTCCTAATTGCAATGAAGTGCTTACAATTGTAATTTTTGGTCAACTAGGTCGTTATGGATCTATAGTTATAAAAAAATTACCAAATAACTCAAGAACGATTTTAATGACATTTGAAGAATTAAAAGTAATTGCAGAAACTAAAGAATGTGATAATTTAACTCTTTGGAAATTCGCTGAAACATTGAAATCGTTTAATCATCCATTAATTGGATCTTTTTTAGATCAATATGCATTATATTTAGATTATCATCATAGTTTTAATATTTCTGATGATGTTAGGCCGAGTTCAATTTCTATATCAGCAGAGATGAGTCATGATCTTGGAAGAGCCTTTCGTATAAAAGTTGCAAATTTATGGGATACTCATGCTGCATTACATCGTAATCAACCCAATGTTAGAGTTTTTCGTATAGATGAAGATATACCCATATATTTCTATATGGTAACAGGTGAAAGACTTGTATATGGTTATTATCAACCAATATGGGTAGGAATGGAAGATGAATCAATAAAAAAGCGTGAATTAAGAGAAAAATATTGGACTATAACTTCTACAGTATCATATTGGTTATGGCAATTAACACCTAGTCTTAAATCTCATTTGGAATCATTAAATTTGAATCCAATTCATATAGCGTTAACTTTAGAAAATCCTGAAAAATGGATATATGTAGATTTAATTGATTCAACAAAAATCCCTGTTTTTGAATATAATATTGATGATTTCACTATTGATCTCAAAATACCTTCTGAAATCATCAAAATCGTGCGAAAAGCAGATAATACTGCCGATAGAATGATTATAGATGAACTTTTAAGTGCATTTGGTTCATTATTAGAAACTCATGATCTTCCAAACAGTTTAACTAAATTAGAAAGGCAACGCATTTTAGATATGCATGTTCCTTTGGGAGTAAAAAAACATTTCCTTATATATGACTCTGAAAATATTTCTTTAAACCCGCAGAATATCCCTAAATTCCGTAAACTGCAGGAACATGATATTGAAGCGGAGTTAAATGAATTAGTTGATAAATTAGGAGATAAAGCACCTCCAATAGGAGTGATATTTGATAATGACACAAAAGTTAAACTTTGTGATGATATTGTAGATTTGTATTATGAAAAATTAAAGTTGGTTCTTCGTAAATTTGATGGTAAATTACTTTTAAAGAAATTAATTGGCTCTAATGAAGCAATTTGTAATAAAAGAGCCAGCGAAAAACTAAAAATAGCACCTCTTATCGGATGTTATTCTGATATTCCATCAATGGTTAAACAAACTATTGGAGATTTTAAGGAAATAGAAAAAATAGCCTTAACTACACGGACGCTTATAGAAATAATCGCTGCAGAACTTCCAAAAGGAAACCAAAAAATAAGTATGGATGATATGGATAAACTACTTGCTATTACTTACCATATAATAAATTGGGGAAATTTAAGAGATGATATTAATTTCGAGTTATATAATATTGATCTTAAAATTTTAAAATCTGGGCGAATAGGTGTAAATGTAACCGAAATAATAGATATGTGGGATCCTTTTTTAAAATCCAAAACTTTAGAAAATGTAGAAACTGATTTTGATAACTTTAAACTATATTATGAACCGGAATACAATTCAGAAGAAGTTATAATGGATAAAATTGATTTTGCTTTTAAAGACGAATTTGGATTAAGTTTAAATCAAATACATGAATTTAACACTATTTTACTTAAAATTGGTTTAGAACAGGAATCACCTTTTGCTTGTCTCCTCATGTCTGAGTTAAAAAGTAGAATAAATAAAGAACTTGGTTGGGATAATAAAATTATTCAGACAGCTATAGATATATTTTCGCTTAAAAAAAGGAAATTATGGGAAAAACCCCCTGAAGGATTTGAGAAATCTGATGTTTGGCCATGGAGGTTCAATCGAGCCCTTTCTTACTTAAGAAGACCTTTAATTCTTATTTCAGACCCAGAAGATAAACCTGTAGTATTTTGGGGTTTACGCCATGTAGATGAAGCAGAAAAATTTTTGATTAATCTTGTAATGAGTGGCCGATACAAGACAAATAAAGATACTGCTGAAAAAATGAATACACTTGTGGGTAAGATCAGAGATAAAAGAGGCCATAAATTTACTAAAAAAGTAAAAAATTGGTTTGAAGAGAATACATCATTTGAAATACATGCTGAAATAGATATTGGCCCTAACGAAGTTTTAGAGTATAATACTAAATTAGGGGATATAGATGTTCTAGTAATTGATAGAGAAAATAAACATATTTTTTCAATCGAGTGCAAACATATTTTTTATGGACGTAATCCTAGTGAAATCAAGAATGAAATTGAAAGATTTATTGGAAAAAAAGAAGGAGACAATTCGTGGGTTAATAAACATTTTAAAAGACACAAATGGCTAAATGAAAACATAAATATACTATCATCTGCATTTGAATTAAAATCAGATAATTTTCAAATATTTTCTATAATTTTGACAGTCCGAGAAATACCATCCACATACCTGCGTAAAATGATATTACCATTTATTTCATTTACAAATCTTAAACGAGAGGGTATTGATAGTTTATATGACTTATTAAGCTTAAATTATTCAAATAAAAGGGATAATAAGATTAATTGGAAAAATTAG
- a CDS encoding GMC family oxidoreductase encodes MKDVIVVGSGAGGATVARELARNGASVTLIEKGKRVTTDNAFQCYDNLNIGVELLKTSCLGGTTLVTAGNAVRTCQKEFKQMGIDLSSEFEETEDELNVRTLPDTHFGEGTVNIMEAAFSLGLPMEKMPKFIDPSKCIPCGKCAFGCPRDAKWSSLDYLDDALKHGVQIIENTTVTGVTTTHGRVKGVKTYNPETGLKTEYDADTIILCSGAIQTPGLLRSAGLVAGEHLFVDTFVTVGGALPGIGFYKEVSMNSLLKKDGFILAPHYSSLLTSRLDKLSIHEEDILGMMVKIPDESSGRVDEKGVFKQSTANDVGLLAEGCATAGAILTEAGVDPDTLVSTPARGAHPGGTAAVGEVVDKNLETEIEGLYVCDASVFPRAPGAPPVLTILALAKRLAKLINSVN; translated from the coding sequence ATGAAAGACGTGATTGTGGTTGGATCCGGAGCTGGTGGGGCAACTGTTGCCCGAGAACTAGCTAGAAATGGTGCATCAGTTACACTGATTGAAAAGGGAAAAAGGGTTACAACTGATAACGCTTTCCAGTGTTATGACAACCTGAATATTGGAGTGGAACTCCTTAAAACTTCCTGTCTGGGAGGCACCACCCTGGTGACTGCAGGAAACGCAGTTCGAACCTGTCAAAAAGAATTTAAACAAATGGGAATAGACCTTTCTTCTGAATTTGAGGAAACAGAAGACGAATTAAACGTAAGGACACTTCCTGATACTCATTTTGGAGAAGGTACAGTCAACATCATGGAAGCTGCTTTTTCACTGGGTTTGCCCATGGAAAAAATGCCTAAATTCATAGACCCCTCAAAGTGTATCCCTTGTGGTAAGTGTGCCTTTGGATGTCCACGGGATGCTAAATGGAGCTCTCTTGATTATCTGGATGACGCTCTCAAACATGGTGTACAGATTATTGAAAACACTACTGTAACTGGGGTTACAACTACACATGGACGGGTTAAAGGTGTCAAAACATACAACCCTGAAACTGGACTAAAAACTGAATATGATGCAGATACAATTATATTATGCTCCGGTGCCATCCAGACACCAGGATTACTCAGATCTGCAGGGTTAGTGGCAGGAGAACATCTGTTTGTGGATACTTTTGTTACGGTAGGTGGTGCACTGCCCGGTATTGGCTTCTATAAAGAGGTGTCCATGAACAGTCTGCTTAAAAAAGATGGATTTATACTGGCACCACATTATTCCAGTTTACTGACCTCACGGCTTGATAAACTCAGCATCCATGAAGAAGACATACTTGGAATGATGGTCAAGATACCTGATGAATCTTCCGGCCGAGTGGATGAAAAGGGTGTGTTTAAACAGAGTACCGCCAATGATGTGGGACTCCTGGCCGAGGGATGCGCTACTGCAGGAGCCATCCTCACCGAAGCAGGTGTTGATCCTGATACCCTGGTTTCCACTCCAGCCAGAGGTGCGCATCCCGGTGGAACAGCTGCAGTGGGAGAAGTAGTGGATAAAAATCTGGAAACAGAAATTGAAGGGCTCTACGTGTGCGATGCCAGTGTTTTCCCCAGGGCACCGGGTGCGCCACCGGTTCTTACTATTCTGGCACTGGCTAAGAGATTGGCTAAACTAATCAATTCTGTTAACTGA
- a CDS encoding HIT family protein codes for MSIECPYCEKLVDYNFGDPLLETDHWIVFLAPNQSNLATCVVALKRDQKTLTGLSKEEWDDFILLVESMEKAVKTAFNATLFNWGCLMNTFYLEDKPEPHLHWHFIPRYRDPVNFAGCTFEDPHFGYMRPRPPKNISSDVRDKIAAKIREFI; via the coding sequence ATGAGTATCGAGTGTCCTTACTGTGAGAAACTGGTTGATTATAACTTTGGAGACCCTCTTCTGGAGACAGATCACTGGATTGTGTTCCTGGCTCCTAATCAGAGTAATCTGGCCACCTGTGTGGTTGCACTAAAACGGGATCAGAAAACTTTAACCGGTCTCTCCAAAGAAGAATGGGATGATTTTATTTTGCTCGTGGAGAGCATGGAGAAAGCAGTTAAGACTGCATTTAATGCCACTCTCTTTAACTGGGGCTGTCTTATGAACACTTTTTACCTGGAAGATAAACCAGAACCACACCTGCACTGGCATTTCATTCCCCGCTACAGGGATCCGGTGAATTTTGCAGGATGCACCTTTGAGGATCCACATTTTGGGTATATGCGCCCCCGACCACCAAAGAATATATCTTCTGATGTTCGCGATAAAATAGCGGCTAAAATAAGAGAATTTATTTAA
- a CDS encoding ZIP family metal transporter, whose product MFSSMVMAGIWGFVAGSALLLGAFFGYFFKIPHRWVAAIMAFGAGVLMSAVSFELLDEAYTLGGPAHLVAGFLLGASIFTITNIYLARKGAKHRKRSVKPEDNDNGAMAIAAGSVIDGIPESIAIGLTMIGGGAVSTATVVAIFLSNIPEGLSSSAGMKKEGWKVGKVFSLWLVIAIITSLSSLAGYSIFSQLPVQVTAVTLAVAAGGILAMLVDTMIPEAFSETHNLAGMVTVIGFAISFILSKL is encoded by the coding sequence GTGTTTTCAAGTATGGTAATGGCGGGAATATGGGGTTTTGTTGCTGGATCTGCCCTTCTTTTAGGGGCTTTCTTTGGTTACTTTTTTAAGATCCCACATCGATGGGTGGCCGCTATCATGGCCTTTGGAGCAGGTGTTCTCATGTCAGCTGTCTCTTTTGAACTTTTAGATGAAGCCTATACCCTGGGAGGACCAGCCCACCTGGTAGCAGGATTCCTGTTAGGTGCCTCAATTTTTACCATTACCAACATTTACCTGGCCCGTAAGGGAGCCAAACACCGGAAAAGATCAGTTAAACCTGAGGATAATGATAATGGAGCCATGGCAATAGCAGCAGGATCTGTAATTGATGGTATTCCTGAATCAATAGCAATTGGTCTGACCATGATTGGTGGGGGCGCAGTGAGTACCGCCACTGTTGTTGCCATATTTCTATCCAACATACCAGAAGGCCTTTCCAGTTCAGCTGGAATGAAAAAAGAAGGATGGAAAGTAGGTAAAGTTTTCTCCTTATGGCTGGTAATTGCCATCATCACCAGTTTATCTTCACTTGCCGGTTACTCCATATTCAGCCAGTTACCGGTTCAAGTGACTGCAGTTACCCTGGCTGTTGCAGCCGGAGGTATTCTGGCCATGCTGGTTGATACCATGATCCCTGAGGCATTTTCTGAGACCCACAACCTGGCAGGGATGGTAACTGTAATCGGTTTTGCAATCTCATTTATTCTTTCCAAGTTGTAG